The nucleotide sequence TCTGCTCGACTACATGGAGCGCGCGAAGCCCCTGCTCGCGCACAACGCGGTGAACCTGTGTCGCCTGGGTGCGGGACTCCTGCCGGTCACCGACGTGTGGCCCTTCTGGCCGGGAGCACGCCCGCGCGGTCTTGTTCCCTTCTCGCAGAAGCGCGGTGTTCGGGCGGCGATGACGAGCGGCGTGGACCTGCTTAACGGTCTGGCGGTGCTGACGGGAATCACGCGACTGTCCATCACGGGGGTCACCGGTGACTCCGACAACGACTACGCGGGCCAGACGATCGGAGCTCTTGAGGCGCTCGTGGATCACGACCTCGTTGTCATCCACGTCGAGTCACCTGATGAAGAGGGTCACGCAGGGGATGGCCCCGCGAAGCTCGCCGCGATTGAGGCCATCGATCGCGAGGTCGTGAGTCGTGTTCGCGCGTACCCCGGCGAGGTGCGGATCCTGGCGATGCCCGACCATCCGACGCCGGTGGAGCTCAAGACCCACGTGGGCGATCCGGTGCCCTTCGTGCTGTGGGGTCCGGGAATCGCGACGAACGGTGCGGTGGCTTACGGCGAGACGGATGCTTCGGCGACAGGCCTTGTCGTCGATCCCGGCGCCGGGGTGATGGACCTGCTGCTTAGCTGAGTGACCGAGAGACGGTTCAGATGCGCCCCGCGAGGACTCGTCCGAGCGAGCAGGCTTTGTCGTTCTCCCACTCGTCGAGCTGGTGGTTGGTCCACCGGCCGGACACAGCGAGCGAGCCGATCGTTTGAATGCCCCCCACCGCAAGTGAGGTGCGCAGTTCGCGGATGGGTCCTGACGTGTAGCCGAAGAATGTCGCAATGGGTTCCGGCGCTGAGGTAGCGGTGATGATCACGGCGCGGCGAGCGGCCCTGGCCTGAGGGGCGGAGGGGACTTCGCGCTCGGAGAAACCCGGAAGTCGAAGCTGGCCGCTTGAGGAGAAGTAGCCCGAGAGGCGATCGAGAACCGCTTGCAAGGGACGCTCGGCCCGTTTGAAGTAGGAGGGGACACCGAAGATGACCCCGTCACTCAGCGCGATCCTCTCGGCGAGATCCGGTAGGTCGTCGTCTATCTTGCAGGTGCCCGTGAGGCGGCACATCTTGCAGCCGGTGCAGTAGCGCACGTCGTACTCGGCGAGCCGTACTCGCTCCACCGTGGCCCCGGCCGCTTCGGCCGCCCGCGCTGCCACTTCGACCGATCGGCTCACCACGCCCCGCCCGGTACTCGCGTCAATCGCGATGATCCTCACGCCCAACCCCCTTCTTGTCAGGCCGGCTTCACTATACGCCGGCACTCACGTCCCGAATAGATGGCGCTGCCCGGTTCCCGCAGCGGTTGAGCCGGGCAGCGCCCCGTCGCGGATGGCGTCGATGCAGTCGTCCAGCCAGTCGATGGCTGCACGCTCCCGCGCAAGCGCTCCATCGAATGCGGTCTGTCTCAGGGTCGAAGTGCGATCGTCGATGGAGCGCTCGGATGCCAGGTCCGCCTTCGCAGTCCGCAGCCCGAGCAGTCGCGACTGATGCTGGTCGCGGCTGGCCACTAGGACGGCGATGAGGTCCTCGTCAGCGGTGGCCTCGCCGAAGTAGAGGCGTATGAGGAGA is from Coriobacteriia bacterium and encodes:
- a CDS encoding cofactor-independent phosphoglycerate mutase — its product is MKYVIVILDGAAGWPMSALGGKSTLEAACTPNLDALARTGLVGLARTVPEGTEPSSSAACTSIIGYDPVEDYVGRGAIEAASIGVELAPDEVALRLNTVTITDGLMTSYAAGHISTEESNAIVRDIATNLDDAVFTLHPGVAYRHILVVKGHPELLECGFTPPHDISDKPVVGQVPRGRGSELLLDYMERAKPLLAHNAVNLCRLGAGLLPVTDVWPFWPGARPRGLVPFSQKRGVRAAMTSGVDLLNGLAVLTGITRLSITGVTGDSDNDYAGQTIGALEALVDHDLVVIHVESPDEEGHAGDGPAKLAAIEAIDREVVSRVRAYPGEVRILAMPDHPTPVELKTHVGDPVPFVLWGPGIATNGAVAYGETDASATGLVVDPGAGVMDLLLS
- a CDS encoding flavodoxin family protein; the encoded protein is MRIIAIDASTGRGVVSRSVEVAARAAEAAGATVERVRLAEYDVRYCTGCKMCRLTGTCKIDDDLPDLAERIALSDGVIFGVPSYFKRAERPLQAVLDRLSGYFSSSGQLRLPGFSEREVPSAPQARAARRAVIITATSAPEPIATFFGYTSGPIRELRTSLAVGGIQTIGSLAVSGRWTNHQLDEWENDKACSLGRVLAGRI
- a CDS encoding PadR family transcriptional regulator, which produces MSLEHAILGLLNEHPRSGYDLKTRCFDGPLYPLWAADQAQVYRTLERLKTVGLVTATRRRRAGKPDRRLYELTPAGQVSLQAWLASPADTPVVRDPLLIRLYFGEATADEDLIAVLVASRDQHQSRLLGLRTAKADLASERSIDDRTSTLRQTAFDGALARERAAIDWLDDCIDAIRDGALPGSTAAGTGQRHLFGT